Proteins co-encoded in one Papaver somniferum cultivar HN1 chromosome 5, ASM357369v1, whole genome shotgun sequence genomic window:
- the LOC113278797 gene encoding zinc finger BED domain-containing protein DAYSLEEPER-like, producing the protein MSSVQEQELQDHYNDVMSSDGEDDDVEMLDFVNEDPTVGCAPACPAPVSRGKKNKLRSQVWEFFKLTKYKDRTKKGVCKACNVGYKYESQKGGTSAMKRHKFPNRQSMDVEQMILSANNDQLSTRVRKVDQMKLRDLFSALLIARNVPFALVEWKEFMDTCTYLNEDAKPISRNTGKADVVKKHKAQKEVIHNRFKLASGRICLTSDMWTSVTTTGYISLIAHYLDQDWVLQKKLLNFCPLPPLHTGEHLSAKLFAMIEDWGIEVKVSNITLDNAANNGACAGIMKSRLVAKKILLNDGKLLHVRCCAHILALIVKEGLKNIDLAVLKIRASVKSLKKSQLVDSDYEDCPTDEEWEQIEVVKKFLKVFHDLTKIFSGSKYSTSNLYFERICQVQVLLKKESGNDIEFIRNMVKEMQAKFDSYWKELSPILAMAVVLDPRSKMNFVKFTYSKLYPKVRELEREVNKVRSNMTTLFNEYYTLSSSRAFNSCATQNLGIQNGGNSATQEGSDFFQEYVATQERGISWRFVQRLSKFTTRHPKLLEEP; encoded by the exons atgtcaagtgtacaagaacaagagTTACAAGACCATTATAATGATGTCATGAGTAGTGACGGtgaggatgatgatgttgagatgctAGATTTTGTGAATGAGGATCCAACTGTTGGTTGTGCACCTGCCTGTCCTGCACCAGTTTCACGTGGAAAGAAAAATAAACTTAGATCCCAAGTTTGGGAATTTTTCAAACTCACTAAATATAAAGATAGAACAAAGAAGGGAGTGTGCAAGGCTTGTAATGTAGGATATAAATATGAAAGCCAAAAAGGTGGAACCTCAGCCATGAAAAGGCATAAGTTCCCTAACCGTCAGTCTATGGACGTAGAGCAGATGATATTATCTGCAAACAATGACCAGTTGTCTACCCGCGTACGCAAAGTTGATCAGATGAAATTGCGAGATCTGTTTTCAGCATTACTCATTGCAAGAAATGTTccatttgctttggtggagtggaaAGAATTTATGGATACATGTACTTATTTAAATGAGGATGCTAAaccaatatcaaggaatactgggaAAGCCGATGTAGTAAAGAAACATAAAGCACAAAAAGAAGTTATTCACAACAGATTTAAACTTGCTTCAg GTAGGAtatgtctaacatcagacatgtggactTCTGTAACAACTACTGGATATATAAGCTTAATTGCGCACTATCTTGATCAAGATTGGGTGTTGCAAAAGAAGCTTCTGAATTTCTGTCCTCTTCCACCACTTCATACAG GTGAACACCTTTCTGCTAAGTTATTTGCTATGATAGAAGATTGGGGGATTGAAGTCAAGgtatccaacatcaccttggataatgcTGCAAATAACGGAGCTTGTGCTGGAATTATGAAGAGTAGACTTGTTGCAAAAAAGATCTTGTTGAACGATGGAAAACTCCTTCATGTACGTTGTTGTGCTCATATCTTAGCTCTTATTGTAAAAGAAGGACTTAAGAATATTGATCTAGCCGTGCTTAAGATAAGAGCGTCAGTGAAGTCCCTTAAAAAGTCtcaa TTGGTAGATTCAGACTATGAAGACTGTCCaactgatgaagaatgggaacAAATTGAAGTAGTCAAAAAGTTTCTAAAGGTGTTTCATGATCTCACAAAGATATTTTCTGGTAGTAAGTATTCTACTTCCAATCTGTATTTTGAAAGAATTTGTCAAGTTCAGGTGTTACTAAAGAAGGAAAGCGGAAATGATATTGAATTCATTAGGAACATGGTAAAAGAGATGCAAGCAAAATTTGATAGTTATTGGAAGGAGTTGAGTCCTATATTGGCTATGGcagttgtgttagatcctagatcgAAAATGAATTTTGTGAAATTTACTTACTCCAAGTTGTATCCTAAGGTGAGAGAATTAGAACGTGAAGTTAATAAAGTGCGTAGTAATATGACAACACTTTTTAATGAGTATTACACCTTGTCAAGTTCAAGAGCTTTCAACAGTTGTGCAACTCAAAATTTGGGTATTCAAAATGGTGGGAATTCTGCTAcccaagaagggagtgattttttTCAG GAATATGTTGCAACACAGGAACGTGGAATATCTTGGCGATTCGTACAGAGGTTGTCTAAATTCACCACTCGACATCCTAAACTATTGGAAGAACCATGA
- the LOC113281049 gene encoding histone H3.2: MARTKQTARKSTGGKAPRKQLATKAARKSAPATGGVKKPHRFRPGTVALREIRKYQKSTELLIRKLPFQRLVREIAQDFKTDLRFQSSAVAALQEAAEAYLVGLFEDTNLCAIHAKRVTIMPKDIQLARRIRGERA, translated from the coding sequence ATGGCTCGTACCAAGCAAACCGCTAGGAAATCAACTGGAGGAAAGGCACCAAGGAAGCAATTGGCAACAAAAGCTGCTCGGAAATCTGCACCGGCAACCGGAGGAGTGAAGAAACCCCACAGATTCAGGCCAGGAACTGTAGCCCTTCGTGAAATCAGGAAATACCAGAAGAGTACTGAGCTTTTGATCCGTAAACTTCCATTTCAACGTTTGGTTCGTGAGATTGCTCAGGATTTCAAAACTGATCTGAGATTCCAGAGTTCAGCAGTTGCAGCTCTACAAGAAGCAGCTGAAGCTTACCTTGTTGGACTATTCGAAGACACTAATCTCTGTGCAATTCATGCTAAGAGGGTTACCATTATGCCCAAGGATATTCAACTTGCTCGTAGAATCAGAGGTGAACGTGCTTAG
- the LOC113281048 gene encoding CBS domain-containing protein CBSCBSPB1-like has protein sequence MSSNDLVGGGGGGASSSRRSLSLNTKKSLENGLSDATHRRSISSRASVVTAERTVKRLRLSKALTIPESTTIQEACRRMAARRVDALLLTDSNALLCGILTDKDIATRVVARELNLEETPVSKVMTRNPVFVLSDTLAVEALQKMVQGKFRHLPVVEKGEVIALLDIAKCLYDAIARLERAAEKGKAIAAAVEGVEKHWGASISGPNTFIETLRERMFKPSLSTIIPENSKIVTVSPTDTVLTAAKKMLELKLSSAVVTVDDRPRGILTSKDILMRVIAPNLSPDTTLVEKVMTPNPECATVDTPIVDALHTMHDGKFLHLPVVDRDGKIVSVIDVIHITHAAVATVGSSGAGNEVASNMMQKFWDSAMMLGPFDEDEDSRSEGSLKLQSEGTEPGRSSSVFPSPSMPNMFGFKIQDKKGRMHRFNCDTSSLTELITSILQRLGDDIDPTRLPQILYEDEDHDKVMLASDSDLAAAVDHAKQVGWKGLKLHLDYSGAGGRRRGGGGGSLEHAHRDAWANAYSTVAAGAALVAGLGVLAYLKRAGS, from the exons ATGAGTAGTAATGATCTAGttggaggaggaggtggaggagCTTCTTCTTCTAGGAGGAGTTTGAGTTTGAATACGAAGAAAAGCTTAGAAAATGGACTTTCTGATGCGACTCACCGGAGATCTATATCTTCTCGCGCCTC GGTAGTGACTGCTGAGCGGACAGTAAAGAGGTTGAGGCTGTCAAAGGCGCTGACAATACCTGAAAGCACGACTATACAAGAGGCATGTAGACGTATGGCTGCTAGGAGGGTTGACGCTTTGTTGCTAACAGACTCCAATGCGTTGCTTTGCGGAATTTTGACAGATAAG GACATAGCCACAAGAGTTGTTGCCCGCGAGCTAAATCTTGAGGAGACGCCGGTCTCCAAAGTAATGACGAGAAACCCTGTTTTCGTTCTTTCAGACACTCTAGCTGTAGAGGCCTTACAAAAGATGGTTCAAG GAAAATTCAGACATTTGCCTGTTGTTGAGAAGGGAGAGGTCATTGCATTACTTGATATTGCCAAGTGTTTGTATGATGCTATTGCACGTCTTGAAAGGGCAgctgagaaaggaaaagctatTGCTGCAGCTGTTGAAGGAGTTGAAAAACATTGGGGTGCTTCAATATCTG GTCCTAATACATTTATTGAAACTCTTAGAGAAAGAATGTTTAAGCCATCTCTCTCAACTATAATTCCAGAAAATTCAAA GATTGTGACAGTTTCTCCTACCGATACTGTTTTGACTGCTGCTAAGAAAATGCTGGAACTTAAATTGAGCTCTGCAGTAGTTACAGTGGATGACAGACCACGGGGAATACTTAC GTCTAAGGATATCTTGATGCGAGTTATTGCACCAAATCTATCTCCAGATACAACTCTTGTTGAAAAG GTTATGACCCCGAATCCAGAATGTGCAACAGTTGACACCCCAATCGTTGATGCTCTGCACACCATGCATGACGGAAAGTTCTTACATCTCCCTGTTGTTGATAGAG ATGGAAAAATTGTTTCTGTTATTGATGTAATTCATATCACCCATGCGGCTGTAGCCACG GTGGGAAGTAGTGGAGCTGGAAACGAGGTGGCGAGCAATATGATGCAGAAGTTTTGGGATTCAGCCATGATGTTGGGGccttttgatgaagatgaagattcccGAAG TGAGGGATCCTTGAAATTGCAATCTGAGGGTACAGAACCAGGGCGATCATCTTCTGTTTTCCCATCTCCGAGCATGCCGAATATGTTTGGTTTCAAGATCCAAGATAAAAAGGGCAGGATGCACAGATTCAACTGTG ATACCAGTAGTTTGACTGAGCTCATAACTTCCATTCTTCAAAGGCTTGGGGATGATATCGACCCAACGCGTCTGCCGCAAATTCTG TATGAGGATGAAGATCATGACAAAGTCATGCTAGCATCAGACAGTGACCTTGCTGCAGCTGTTGACCATGCTAAGCAAGTTGGGTGGAAG GGTTTAAAGCTGCACTTAGATTACTCAGGTGCGGGTGGCCGAAGGAGGGGAGGTGGAGGTGGAAGTTTGGAACATGCACACAGGGATGCCTGGGCTAATGCATATAGCACAGTGGCTGCTGGGGCTGCCCTAGTCGCTGGACTTGGTGTATTGGCTTACTTGAAGAGAGCAGgttcttga